A region of Enoplosus armatus isolate fEnoArm2 chromosome 14, fEnoArm2.hap1, whole genome shotgun sequence DNA encodes the following proteins:
- the napgb gene encoding N-ethylmaleimide-sensitive factor attachment protein, gamma b, whose translation MAAQKINEAHEHIAKAEKCLKTSLTKWKPDYDSAASEYAKAAVCFKNAKQYDQAKDAYLKEAEYHTENKTLFHAAKAIEQAGMMMKEQKKMPEAIQYIEKACMMYMENGTPDTAAMALDRAGKLIEPINLEKAVDLYQKAAGVFENEDRLRQAVELLGKASRLLVRLKRLDEAAVALQKEKNMYKEIENFPMCFKKTTAQVLVHLHRGDYVAADKCVRESYSLPGYSGSEDSIAMETLLQGYDEQDEDQVYRVCNSPLLKYMDNDYAKLSISLRVPGGGGKKKKAAAAPQGGASGPPAAAEDEDDYEGGLC comes from the exons ATGGCTGCTCAGAAGATAAACGAAGCTCATGAGCACATAGCGAAAGCTGAAAAATG CTTAAAGACAAGTCTGACAAAGTGGAAGCCTGATTATGACAGTGCTGCATCAGAGTACGCCAAAGCAG CTGTGTGCTTCAAGAATGCGAAGCAGTATGACCAAGCAAAGGATGCTTATCTGAAGGAAGCTGAAtatcacacagaaaacaagac GCTTTTCCATGCTGCAAA GGCTATTGAACAGGCGGgtatgatgatgaag GAACAAAAGAAGATGCCGGAGGCCATCCAGTACATCGAGAAAGCCTGTATGATGTACATGGAGAATGGGACTCCTGACACTGCTGCCATGGCTCTGGACCGGGCTGGAAA ACTGATAGAGCCTATAAACCTAGAGAAAGCTGTGGACCTGTATCAGAAGGCAGCTGGCGTGTTTGAG aaTGAGGACCGCCTGCGTCAGGCAGTTGAACTGCTGGGAAAAGCCTCGAGACTTCTGGTCAGGTTAAAAAG GTTGGATGAAGCAGCAGTCGCtctgcagaaagagaagaacaTGTACAAAGAGATTGAGAACTTCCCCATGTGCTTCAAG AAAACAACTGCTCAAGTGCTGGTTCATCTTCATAGAGGAGACTACGTGGCCGCTGATAAATGTGTCAGAGAAAGTTACAG TCTGCCCGGCTACAGTGGAAGTGAAGATAGCATTGCCATGGAGACGCTACTGCAGGGCTATGACGAGCAGGACGAGGACCAGGTCTACCGCGTGTGCAACTCACCTTTACTGAAGTACATGGACAATGAT TATGCCAAGCTGTCCATTTCCCTGAGGgtacctggaggaggaggaaagaagaagaaggctgcTGCCGCTCCACAAGGCGGCGCTAGTGGGCCGCCAGCTGCCGCAGAGGACGAGGATGACTATGAGGGAGGGCTGTGTTAG